A region of Labeo rohita strain BAU-BD-2019 chromosome 2, IGBB_LRoh.1.0, whole genome shotgun sequence DNA encodes the following proteins:
- the amotl2b gene encoding angiomotin-like protein 2b, with product MPLTESVWNESFSWSSSDHKYLSPSNKMRGEEASGTVLHRLIQEQLRYGNPTDARTLLAIQQQALRRGGGVGGGSGGACSSQSSSESLSQEDPQSPQLSARQEPQGQEHQVDYQHSENYPTYPHHGEELPTYEQAKAQSQYLASQWGQPHRGCSLQDSETIPKPCEEEDSWDPKRGHVRSLSDRLMQFSVERSKMPTACSASYPQIHGYHANQHLQYNQLGLEYIKQIPYTECPFPVQQAAEYEQCYKAPPPFHSQHNRLPTPEVCHRLSTSPPAGSEVMACSRSQLEMLMNENKRLKQELEGHTEKALRIQKLEQEIQRISEAYDTLMKGCAKRETLEQALRNKLMGEIKRLQQSSIQAAKEAEAADQNQHVIEKLLLQNEEQQLQCAHLEQEVQHLQNEVENQQRRSEALETALRSTQTRSQQLWTELQRKRAYVEKVERLQGALTQLQATCEKREGLETRLRTRLEQELRSLRSQQRQPQPVCGASHVSVSTLQELLREKEERILSLEADKTRWEQKYLEEKTMREFAMDAAATAAAQRDTTIINHSPCHSFIEELPSSEHRNQEVENRIRALYTQILEKDTVISILKQKLQREQKRESEDQSTISHSTVTNTAQGKGKSHSNDESHSTLALVAALGQNEPVLLEKQTTDQTSCTETSSGNIQKTPSTVDLFKGLDDVAADAVEIFI from the exons ATGCCATTAACGGAATCCGTGTGGAATGAAAGTTTTAGTTG GTCCAGTTCAGATCATAAATACTTGTCTCCATCAAATAAAATGAGAGGTGAAGAAGCGTCCGGTACTGTCCTGCACAGACTAATCCAAGAGCAGCTTCGCTATGGAAACCCCACAGATGCCCGCACACTTCTGGCCATCCAGCAGCAGGCCCTGCGACGAGGAGGTGGTGTTGGAGGTGGCAGCGGAGGGGCTTGTTCTTCGCAGTCTTCATCAGAAAGCCTTAGCCAGGAAGACCCCCAGTCTCCTCAGCTCTCTGCTCGCCAAGAACCCCAGGGTCAAGAGCATCAGGTCGACTACCAGCACTCTGAAAACTACCCAACGTACCCGCACCACGGTGAGGAGCTGCCCACCTATGAACAAGCGAAGGCCCAATCTCAGTATTTGGCCTCCCAGTGGGGCCAACCGCACAGGGGCTGCTCACTACAGGATAGCGAAACCATCCCAAAGCCCTGTGAGGAGGAAGACAGCTGGGACCCGAAGCGAGGCCACGTACGGTCACTCAGCGATCGGCTTATGCAGTTCTCAGTAGAGCGCAGTAAAATGCCTACAGCATGTTCTGCCAGTTACCCTCAGATACATGGATATCATGCAAACCAGCACTTACAATATAACCAGCTCGGACTGGAGTACATTAAGCAAATTCCTTATACCGAGTGTCCTTTTCCTGTACAACAAGCAGCGGAGTATGAACAGTGCTACAAAGCACCACCACCATTTCATTCCCAGCATAACAG ACTTCCAACACCAGAGGTTTGCCATAGACTCTCCACATCTCCCCCTGCTGGCAGCGAGGTCATGGCTTGCAGTCGCAGTCAACTGGAAATGCTCATGAATGAGAATAAAAGATTGAAACAAGAGCTAGAAGGACACACTGAGAAAGCCCTCCGGATTCAGAAG CTGGAACAAGAGATCCAAAGGATCTCCGAGGCCTACGACACTCTGATGAAAGGCTGCGCTAAAAGAGAAACTCTAGAGCAAGCGCTAAGAAACAAGCTGATGGGTGAGATCAAGAGGCTACAGCAGTCAAGCATTCAAGCGGCAAAGGAAGCCGAAGCTGCTGACCAGAACCAGCATGTTATTGAGAAGCTCCTTCTGCAGA ATGAAGAACAGCAGTTGCAGTGCGCACATTTGGAGCAGGAGGTTCAGCATCTGCAAAACGAAGTGGAGAACCAGCAGCGCAGGAGCGAGGCCCTTGAGACGGCGCTGAGGTCTACGCAGACACGCAGCCAGCAGCTGTGGACGGAGCTCCAGAGGAAGAGAGCGTATGTGGAGAAGGTTGAGCGTCTGCAGGGGGCTCTAACTCAGCTTCAGGCGACCTGCGAGAAAAGAGAAGGCTTGGAAACGCGCCTGAGGACGCGGCTAGAGCAGGAACTGCGGAGCCTCCGAAGTCAGCAG CGGCAGCCGCAGCCAGTCTGCGGGGCGTCTCACGTAAGTGTGTCCACTCTGCAAGAGCTTCTGCGGGAGAAAGAAGAGCGCATTTTGTCCCTGGAGGCTGATAAGACACGCTGGGAACAGAAATACTTGGAGGAGAAGACCATGAGGGAGTTTGCAATGGATGCTGCTGCAACCGCTGCGGCCCAGAG AGACACAACCATCATTAACCATTCGCCCTGTCATTCCTTCATTGAGGAGCTGCCATCATCTGAGCACAGAAACCAGGAGGTTGAAAACAG GATCCGTGCCTTGTACACCCAAATCCTGGAGAAGGACACAGTGATCAGCATCCTGAAGCAGAAGCTGCAGCGGGAGCAGAAGAGAGAGTCAGAAGACCAGAGCACCATCTCTCATTCAACGGTCACAAACACTGCCCAGGGCAAAG GGAAGAGTCATTCCAATGATGAGTCCCATTCAACGCTTGCTCTGGTAGCAGCCCTGGGACAAAATGAACCAGTTCTGTTAGAGAAACAGACAACAGATCAAACCTCCTGCACAGAGACCAGCTCTG GTAACATCCAGAAAACACCGTCCACTGTTGACCTCTTCAAGGGCCTGGATGATGTAGCAGCTGATGCAGTGGAGATCTTCATTTGA